One part of the Raphanus sativus cultivar WK10039 chromosome 7, ASM80110v3, whole genome shotgun sequence genome encodes these proteins:
- the LOC108816794 gene encoding putative F-box/FBD/LRR-repeat protein At5g44950, producing MQQDSSNVHPRQNRFSATLRQAMRTRINVILRRKPIGRIDAKRLQNILPKYVNYLESKLMNSANSEEEYTNPRDLEVRLHYLDKEVRALSHHRSHGLSALPDTLLTQILLCLPTKDSVKTSLLSKRFRNLWLEVPGLELHSLDSSNPRAINNFIDRFLEINRESRLQKFNINYDECSVYLFRISELITEVIKRGVQKLDVVGTVRYWPHTKELMPVDIYKSNTLVSLKLANVRMASPEFVVSMPCLKTMHLEAIITQDPLFIEKLLSGCPVLEDLTVFRVFNDNVPVLRVRSHCLKRFCVKFSRSVRIYGKEYTVEVDAPGLKYMNFRDDHSARVVVKNLSSLFMIDIDTQFGTGTLQMKKANISDFLTGISSVRHMIISQPTLEVLYSCMKPGPFTKFRNLTRLEASFCTGLLQNLPHFLDGFPKLKHLTLYLLYLKDLKPENLELTDVPQCLLRTLECVEVKEVTTVEKAGKKRARNIRRTKVSKHKKKIWIEVLRYILENSLVLKKLILYFSSVTNSVLDISEALPTFTKLSPRCEIFNHLTSL from the exons ATGCAGCAGGACTCTTCTAATGTTCATCCTCGGCAGAATCGTTTCAGTGCGACATTACGTCAAGCTATGCGAACAAGAAT TAATGTTATCTTACGACGGAAACCTATTGGAAGGATTGATGCTAAAAGACTCCAAAATATTCTCCCTAAATACGTAAACTATCTAGAGTCTAAACTAATGAACTCGGCCAACTCAGAG GAGGAGTACACGAATCCACGAGATCTTGAAGTCCGCCTACACTATCTTGACAAGGAAGTTAGAGCCTTGAGTCATCATCGTTCACATGGACTCAGCGCGCTTCCGGACACTTTGTTAACTCAGATTCTCTTATGCCTCCCTACCAAAGATTCTGTCAAGACAAGCCTTCTCTCCAAGAGATTTAGAAATCTATGGCTTGAAGTTCCAGGACTAGAGTTACACTCCCTAGACTCCTCCAATCCACGCGCCATCAACAACTTCATCGACAGGTTTCTCGAGATTAACCGTGAGTCGCGTCTCCAGAAGTTCAATATAAACTACGACGAGTGCAGTgtttatcttttcagaatcaGTGAGTTGATCACCGAAGTGATTAAGCGTGGAGTTCAAAAGCTAGACGTTGTTGGCACAGTCAGGTACTGGCCTCACACCAAAGAGCTTATGCCTGTTGACATTTACAAGAGCAACACTTTGGTTTCTCTGAAGCTAGCAAACGTACGAATGGCGAGTCCCGAGTTTGTTGTTTCTATGCCTTGTCTCAAGACCATGCATCTTGAAGCCATTATCACCCAAGATCCTTTGTTCATAGAGAAGCTCCTCTCAGGCTGTCCTGTCCTCGAAGATTTGAcggtttttagggtttttaatgACAATGTACCTGTTCTACGTGTGAGATCTCACTGTCTTAAGAGGTTTTGTGTGAAGTTTAGCCGCAGCGTAAGAATTTATGGTAAAGAGTATACGGTTGAGGTTGATGCTCCGGGGCTTAAGTATATGAACTTCAGAGATGATCATTCTGCTAGAGTTGTGGTGAAGAATCTGAGTTCCTTATTCATGATCGACATTGATACACAATTTGGCACTGGTACCTTGCAGATGAAGAAAGCTAATATTAGTGATTTTCTAACCGGGATATCTAGTGTAAGACATATGATCATCTCTCAGCCTACACTGGAG GTCCTTTATTCTTGCATGAAACCTGGACCGTTCACCAAATTTCGCAACTTAACTCGTTTAGAGGCTTCGTTCTGCACCggtttattacaaaatttgCCGCATTTTCTTGATGGTTTCCCCAAACTGAAACACCTCACTTTG TACTTGCTTTATTTGAAGGACTTAAAACCAGAGAATCTTGAACTTACCGATGTGCCACAGTGCTTGCTACGTACTCTTGAGTGTGTTGAGGTCAAAGAAGTGACCACGGTGGAGAAAGCTGGGAAGAAAAGAGCGAGAAACATTAGGAGAACCAAAGTATCGAAACACAAGAAGAAGATATGGATTGAAGTATTGAGGTATATTCTTGAGAACTCACTAGTCCTCAAGAAACTCATTTTGTATTTCTCTTCTGTGACCAACAGCGTCTTAGATATCTCAGAGGCGCTACCTACGTTCACAAAACTTTCTCCCCGATGTGAAATCTTCAATCATCTCACATCTCTTTGA